A genomic region of Salinibacter pepae contains the following coding sequences:
- a CDS encoding PAS domain-containing sensor histidine kinase: MYALARRLYQLLRPEDAFFSRRHRSQVQVYRLLSLLGPVLLLVHGAAHRAAAPSQYDPLWFRLVLAGGLLLLCSASLVSASVRRRYVEASWGVLYLVMAWTVTLAALNQFSGEYSLSVLFVYALFGGIVILGADSMAPVLSFLATGFVLLGVGVWAAPARETSPLVLGSGMADVALFEAVAHWWGVSMRNSLKTQRDELRRSRDQQRQMIEQLPMEMAVFDTEARFQYVNERAVGDPAVREQLIGLTNEGYCRRHDLDVALGRRRDESIREVVETKSINRLRETIETDEGPRHYLRIHVPITDPDGTVRKVVGGGLDITERKERERDLRARREKIEALYGATKQLLRAGSQEEVSDRIHGVLKEVFDYPFAHTGFLEDGLIVPERTEAASGLSLPMPEARPPQKNMVAGQALRSGEAVVSESIQSLANSIDYGDLRSAASVPIGGHGAIVVGKADETTYRQFNLHLLELLGGYAALVLDRLRREAALRDAKEAAEEASRLKSTMLANMSHEIRTPLTSIIGFSETIEEEADLFAARPADANPSTLSRFAHLIGKNGRRLLGTLDGVLNLSRLEAGHMDLSAERTPLDELATGLVDELHPQAEEAGVHCEVETTPHPVVARADRGGMQIALRNLISNAIKYTEEGGRVRVRSYRAEDAAVVEVEDTGIGMDADTVEHVFEPFRQASEGLNREYEGTGLGLAVTKQVIEKMNGDIEVDTEEDAGTCVRLRLPRAASEADAGSSPGDEP, translated from the coding sequence ATGTACGCTCTGGCTCGTCGGCTCTACCAGCTCCTCCGGCCCGAAGATGCGTTCTTCTCGCGGCGGCACAGGTCGCAGGTGCAGGTGTACCGCCTGCTGTCTCTGCTCGGGCCGGTTCTGCTCCTCGTTCACGGGGCGGCTCATCGAGCCGCGGCCCCGAGTCAGTACGACCCCCTGTGGTTCCGGCTCGTCCTCGCAGGGGGACTGCTGCTCCTCTGTTCCGCGTCCCTCGTCTCCGCGTCGGTCCGCCGCCGGTACGTGGAGGCGTCCTGGGGGGTGTTGTACCTGGTGATGGCCTGGACCGTCACGCTTGCCGCACTAAACCAGTTCAGCGGGGAGTATTCGCTAAGCGTCCTGTTCGTCTACGCCCTCTTCGGAGGGATTGTGATTCTCGGCGCCGATTCGATGGCCCCGGTCCTGTCGTTTCTGGCGACGGGCTTCGTCCTGCTCGGCGTAGGGGTGTGGGCGGCGCCCGCTCGCGAGACGAGCCCGCTCGTCTTGGGCAGTGGGATGGCCGACGTGGCCCTCTTCGAAGCGGTGGCCCACTGGTGGGGGGTGTCGATGCGCAATAGCCTCAAGACACAGCGAGACGAACTGCGCCGGTCCCGAGATCAGCAGCGGCAAATGATTGAGCAGCTGCCGATGGAGATGGCCGTCTTCGACACGGAGGCACGGTTCCAGTACGTCAACGAACGGGCCGTCGGGGACCCGGCGGTGCGGGAGCAGTTGATTGGGCTCACCAACGAGGGGTACTGCCGCCGGCACGATCTGGACGTGGCGCTGGGCCGGCGGCGTGACGAATCGATTCGGGAGGTGGTCGAGACCAAATCGATCAACCGCCTCCGGGAGACCATCGAGACGGACGAGGGCCCCCGGCACTACCTCCGCATCCACGTGCCGATCACGGACCCGGACGGGACGGTGAGAAAAGTGGTGGGGGGCGGGCTGGACATCACCGAGCGCAAAGAGCGAGAGCGGGACCTCCGCGCGCGACGGGAAAAGATTGAGGCCCTGTACGGGGCGACCAAGCAGCTGCTGCGGGCCGGCTCCCAGGAGGAAGTCTCCGACCGGATCCACGGGGTGCTGAAAGAGGTCTTCGACTACCCGTTCGCCCATACCGGGTTTTTGGAGGACGGGTTGATCGTTCCGGAGCGCACGGAGGCCGCGTCGGGGCTGTCGCTGCCAATGCCCGAGGCGCGTCCCCCACAGAAGAACATGGTGGCCGGGCAGGCCCTTCGGTCCGGCGAGGCCGTCGTCAGTGAATCCATTCAATCCCTGGCAAACTCCATCGACTACGGCGATCTCCGCTCGGCCGCCTCCGTTCCGATTGGCGGACACGGCGCCATCGTGGTGGGGAAGGCCGACGAAACGACGTACCGCCAGTTCAACCTTCACCTTCTGGAGCTGCTGGGCGGGTACGCCGCGCTCGTCCTCGACCGGCTCCGTCGCGAGGCCGCCCTTCGAGACGCAAAAGAGGCGGCCGAAGAGGCCAGTCGGCTCAAGTCGACCATGCTGGCGAACATGAGCCACGAGATCCGCACCCCCCTCACGTCGATCATTGGGTTCTCCGAGACGATCGAAGAAGAGGCTGATCTCTTTGCGGCCAGGCCCGCGGACGCCAATCCGTCCACCCTGAGCCGGTTTGCCCATCTCATCGGAAAGAACGGGCGTCGCCTCCTCGGCACACTGGACGGCGTCCTGAACCTGTCGAGGCTGGAGGCGGGCCATATGGACCTTTCCGCGGAACGGACCCCGCTGGATGAACTGGCGACAGGGCTCGTCGACGAGCTCCATCCGCAGGCCGAGGAGGCCGGGGTCCACTGCGAGGTGGAAACGACTCCCCATCCGGTTGTTGCGCGGGCGGATCGGGGCGGAATGCAGATTGCCCTCCGGAACCTGATCAGCAACGCCATCAAGTACACGGAGGAAGGCGGACGCGTCCGCGTCCGGTCCTACCGGGCGGAGGACGCCGCCGTGGTCGAGGTGGAGGACACCGGCATTGGGATGGACGCGGACACCGTCGAGCACGTCTTCGAGCCGTTTCGGCAGGCCTCGGAGGGCCTCAACCGAGAGTACGAGGGCACCGGGCTCGGGCTTGCGGTCACCAAGCAGGTCATCGAGAAAATGAACGGGGACATTGAGGTCGATACGGAGGAAGACGCCGGCACGTGTGTTCGTCTGCGGCTTCCCCGGGCGGCCTCGGAGGCGGACGCCGGCTCGTCCCCTGGCGACGAGCCGTAG
- a CDS encoding DUF58 domain-containing protein, which produces MIPDELFEKIRRLEVRTRGRVESVFRGEYQSAFKGRGIEFAEVRPYQVGDDIRNIDWNVSARMDDTYVKVYEEEREQTVMLCVDVSGSGNFGSQGKLKREVAAEICAVIAFSAVQNNDTVGLLLFSDETERFVRPGSGRRHVLRCIRELFTAEPSSMGTDIGGALRRVLCILQRRSILVLVSDFFDAGYDSMLRAAGRRHDTIGIELQDPREEELPPVGLVGLTDAESGETVTVDLRDPAARAAIEAAAQARRERTRETLRRAGVGHVIVRTDGDDLEPLIAFFRRRARRG; this is translated from the coding sequence ATGATTCCCGACGAGCTCTTCGAAAAGATCCGCCGGCTGGAGGTCCGCACCCGTGGTCGGGTCGAGAGCGTCTTTCGGGGCGAGTACCAGTCGGCCTTCAAGGGGCGCGGAATCGAGTTTGCGGAGGTGCGGCCCTACCAGGTAGGGGATGACATCCGCAACATCGACTGGAACGTGTCGGCCCGGATGGACGACACCTACGTGAAGGTGTACGAGGAGGAGCGGGAGCAGACGGTGATGCTGTGCGTCGACGTGTCGGGGTCGGGGAATTTTGGGTCGCAGGGCAAACTGAAGCGCGAGGTGGCCGCGGAAATCTGTGCGGTGATCGCCTTCAGTGCCGTCCAGAACAACGACACAGTGGGGCTGCTGCTGTTTTCCGACGAGACGGAGCGATTCGTGCGGCCGGGGTCGGGGCGGCGGCACGTGCTGCGGTGCATCCGCGAGCTGTTTACGGCCGAGCCCTCCTCGATGGGCACAGACATCGGTGGGGCGCTCCGGCGCGTGCTCTGCATCCTGCAGCGCCGGTCGATCCTCGTGCTGGTGAGCGACTTTTTCGACGCCGGCTACGACTCGATGCTGCGGGCGGCGGGGCGGCGCCACGACACCATCGGCATTGAGCTTCAAGACCCCCGCGAAGAGGAACTGCCCCCGGTGGGGCTGGTTGGTTTGACCGACGCCGAGAGCGGAGAGACCGTGACGGTGGACCTCCGCGATCCGGCGGCCCGGGCGGCCATCGAGGCCGCGGCGCAGGCGCGTCGGGAGCGCACCCGCGAGACTCTCCGGCGGGCCGGGGTCGGGCACGTCATCGTCCGCACCGATGGCGACGACCTGGAGCCACTCATTGCATTCTTTCGGCGGCGTGCCCGGCGGGGCTAG
- a CDS encoding LysR family transcriptional regulator has protein sequence MELRHLRYFTALADELHFGRAADAVFVAQSTLSQQIKAFEEEIGVALFDRASGGVELTEAGHTFLPYAKRMLREARRAESVARAARDGLAGLLTITYAASAMRSGLPAIIKTFRSKRPHGELDLVEQTTREQVDALRGKETDVGFLFLPINERGLRVQPLFTAPMVVVLPTGHRLADRTSVPLRELEGEPHVIWARSGAPRIHDAYVRACHEAGFTPQIPQEIERGESFLGLVEAGLGVSIAHASNVQIQRPGVGYAKIVEPTVPLTLGLAYRRDNDSPLLDRFLETVADEQDAFTQNPI, from the coding sequence ATGGAACTTCGCCACCTCCGGTACTTCACAGCCCTCGCCGACGAACTGCATTTTGGCCGGGCCGCCGACGCTGTCTTCGTCGCCCAGTCCACCCTGAGCCAGCAGATTAAGGCGTTTGAGGAGGAGATCGGGGTCGCGCTCTTCGACCGGGCCTCGGGGGGCGTGGAGCTGACGGAGGCGGGCCACACCTTTCTCCCATACGCGAAGCGCATGCTCCGGGAGGCCCGGCGTGCGGAGTCCGTCGCGCGGGCGGCCCGGGACGGACTGGCGGGCCTGCTCACCATCACCTACGCGGCGAGCGCGATGCGGAGCGGGCTCCCCGCCATCATCAAGACCTTTCGGTCCAAGCGCCCCCACGGGGAGCTTGATCTGGTCGAGCAGACCACCCGCGAACAGGTGGACGCCCTGCGGGGGAAGGAGACGGACGTCGGGTTCCTGTTTCTGCCGATCAACGAGCGCGGCCTGCGGGTGCAGCCCCTCTTTACGGCCCCGATGGTGGTGGTACTCCCGACGGGCCATCGCCTCGCCGACCGAACGTCCGTCCCCCTCCGGGAGCTCGAAGGCGAGCCGCACGTGATCTGGGCGCGGAGCGGGGCGCCCCGCATCCACGACGCCTACGTGCGCGCCTGCCACGAGGCCGGGTTTACCCCGCAGATTCCGCAGGAGATTGAACGGGGCGAGAGCTTTCTCGGGCTCGTGGAGGCGGGGCTAGGGGTGTCCATCGCCCATGCCTCGAACGTGCAGATCCAACGTCCCGGCGTGGGGTACGCAAAGATCGTAGAGCCCACTGTGCCCCTTACCCTCGGCCTCGCGTACCGGCGCGACAACGACTCGCCGCTCCTCGACCGGTTTTTGGAGACGGTAGCGGACGAACAGGACGCGTTCACCCAGAACCCAATCTAA
- a CDS encoding VWA domain-containing protein, whose product MDWLHPAYVWTLLLGPVALGLYGWAARRRRAAREQFGPPGAVRRLATTRRPRRRKWEAGLVVGALLLGAVALMGPRGGTEVRTVERRGLDLVVALDVSASMRAQDVPPSRLRRAKNEIRSLVDDLSGDRVGLVLFAGTGFVQSPLTTDYGAFRLFLDAAAPDQVSTPGTDVSAAVDAGLRAFGAPRPTDDTTAAPEEPRPRALLIVSDGEDHAGDLDAARQRAEAAGVTLLTAGVGTEDGARIPIYENGRRVDYKRNRQGEVVRSRLREAPLTRLARSGAYFRVGAAASALSDVPAALRQVGATTYDAERFADYEEMYQWPLAAALLLLLAASVLPTGRRHAGGVRPEAWGGGAQEGG is encoded by the coding sequence ATGGATTGGCTCCACCCCGCATACGTGTGGACGCTCCTCCTTGGCCCGGTGGCCCTGGGGCTCTACGGGTGGGCGGCGCGTCGGCGCCGGGCGGCCCGGGAGCAGTTTGGGCCCCCAGGGGCTGTGCGGCGGCTCGCGACGACCCGTCGCCCGCGCCGTCGAAAGTGGGAGGCGGGCCTCGTGGTGGGGGCGCTTCTTCTCGGCGCCGTGGCCCTGATGGGGCCGCGGGGGGGGACGGAGGTGCGCACGGTGGAGCGGCGGGGGCTCGACCTCGTCGTGGCGCTGGACGTTTCGGCGTCGATGCGGGCCCAGGATGTGCCCCCGAGCCGCCTCCGGCGGGCGAAGAACGAGATCCGCTCGCTGGTGGACGATCTGTCGGGCGACCGGGTGGGGCTCGTCCTCTTCGCCGGAACCGGGTTCGTGCAGTCGCCCCTTACGACCGACTACGGCGCCTTCCGCCTTTTCCTCGACGCGGCGGCCCCCGACCAGGTCTCGACGCCGGGCACCGACGTGAGCGCGGCCGTCGACGCGGGCCTCCGGGCCTTCGGCGCGCCCCGTCCGACGGACGACACGACGGCGGCCCCCGAAGAGCCGCGCCCCCGGGCGCTTCTCATCGTCTCGGACGGAGAGGACCACGCCGGCGACCTCGACGCCGCCCGGCAGCGCGCGGAGGCGGCCGGGGTGACGCTCCTGACCGCCGGCGTGGGGACCGAAGACGGCGCCCGGATTCCGATTTACGAAAACGGGCGGCGTGTCGACTACAAGCGGAACCGCCAGGGCGAGGTCGTGCGGAGCCGTCTGCGCGAGGCCCCCCTAACGCGCCTGGCCCGGTCGGGGGCGTACTTCCGCGTCGGGGCGGCCGCCAGTGCCCTCTCGGACGTGCCGGCGGCGCTCCGGCAGGTCGGGGCCACGACGTACGACGCCGAGCGGTTTGCCGACTACGAGGAGATGTACCAGTGGCCCCTGGCGGCGGCCCTGCTGCTCCTGCTCGCCGCAAGCGTCCTCCCGACGGGGCGCCGTCACGCCGGGGGCGTACGGCCCGAGGCCTGGGGCGGCGGCGCCCAGGAGGGCGGGTAG
- a CDS encoding SIR2 family NAD-dependent protein deacylase, which translates to MPDFSDTLVDRLAEAGHVAVLTGAGISAESGIPTFRDPGGLWEEFDPQELANVEAFLDNPELVQGWYRHRREVVEDAAPNAGHHALADLEAHVPSMAVVTQNVDDLHNRAATSTVIELHGNITDHYCMDCEQTVGAAAVDAAIQDGEPARCPDCNGLVRPDVVWFGEMLPPDAMEQADATTEQADVFLSVGTSAVVYPAARLPVAAREQGAYVAEVNPDTTGVTDDVHETIRGPAGDVLPALVDAVAARQRP; encoded by the coding sequence ATGCCCGACTTCAGTGATACGCTCGTCGACCGACTCGCCGAGGCCGGCCACGTGGCCGTGCTGACGGGGGCGGGCATCAGTGCCGAGAGCGGCATTCCCACCTTCCGCGACCCCGGTGGGCTCTGGGAGGAGTTCGACCCGCAGGAGCTTGCGAACGTGGAGGCGTTCCTCGACAACCCCGAGCTGGTACAGGGCTGGTACCGGCACCGGCGCGAGGTGGTGGAGGACGCCGCGCCCAACGCGGGCCACCACGCCCTGGCGGACCTGGAGGCGCACGTGCCGTCGATGGCCGTCGTGACCCAAAACGTTGACGACCTGCACAACCGCGCCGCGACCAGTACCGTCATCGAGCTGCACGGCAACATTACGGACCACTACTGCATGGACTGTGAGCAGACGGTTGGGGCGGCGGCCGTCGACGCTGCCATCCAGGACGGCGAGCCGGCCCGGTGTCCAGACTGTAATGGGCTCGTCCGCCCCGACGTGGTCTGGTTCGGGGAGATGCTGCCGCCCGACGCGATGGAACAGGCGGACGCGACCACCGAGCAGGCCGACGTGTTCTTGAGCGTGGGGACGAGCGCCGTCGTGTACCCGGCGGCGCGCCTGCCCGTCGCGGCGCGGGAGCAGGGCGCCTACGTGGCCGAGGTCAACCCGGACACGACCGGCGTCACCGACGACGTCCACGAGACGATCCGGGGCCCCGCCGGGGACGTGCTGCCCGCTCTCGTCGACGCCGTGGCCGCTCGCCAGAGGCCGTAA
- a CDS encoding SH3 domain-containing protein, translating to MRLLAAVLGGFGLIVAAPACGQPSSVAQQFEAANEAYDRGRYDTAVEAYRAVLDAGHESAALYHNLGNAYVRLDRTGPAVWAYERGRRLQPGDPRLQHNLEYVRRRAELPRRGGAAGGLVALVVGWSPLLLFGIGMLAMCAGGLGATVWDGPRRGGAWQGPAMTGLIGAGVLLVAVALATSYMQAQERRAVVVDEEAPLRSAPTDTAPADTTLRSGMLVTPGAEREAWTRVRIRGRTGGWIPSGALAEI from the coding sequence ATGCGCCTTCTTGCGGCCGTTCTCGGTGGATTCGGACTGATCGTCGCCGCCCCGGCTTGCGGGCAGCCATCGTCCGTCGCCCAACAATTTGAGGCGGCCAATGAGGCCTACGACCGGGGCCGGTACGACACCGCCGTGGAGGCGTACCGGGCCGTGCTCGACGCCGGCCACGAGAGTGCAGCGCTCTACCACAATCTCGGCAATGCCTACGTGCGCCTCGACCGTACGGGACCGGCGGTCTGGGCCTACGAACGGGGGCGTCGCCTCCAGCCTGGAGACCCGCGCCTGCAGCACAACCTGGAGTACGTCCGTCGGCGTGCCGAGCTTCCGCGGCGCGGGGGGGCGGCCGGCGGCCTCGTGGCCCTCGTGGTGGGATGGTCGCCCCTGCTCCTGTTTGGCATCGGGATGCTTGCCATGTGTGCTGGAGGGCTCGGGGCGACAGTCTGGGACGGCCCGCGTCGGGGAGGCGCGTGGCAGGGGCCAGCGATGACGGGGCTGATTGGGGCGGGAGTGCTGCTCGTCGCCGTCGCGCTGGCCACCTCGTACATGCAGGCCCAGGAGCGCCGGGCCGTCGTGGTGGACGAAGAGGCGCCGCTCCGGTCTGCTCCTACCGACACGGCCCCCGCCGACACGACCCTTCGCTCGGGGATGCTCGTAACCCCCGGAGCCGAGCGGGAGGCGTGGACGCGGGTACGGATTCGGGGCCGAACTGGAGGCTGGATTCCATCCGGCGCGCTGGCGGAAATATAA
- a CDS encoding vWA domain-containing protein: MSFVNPQLLWLLLAVPAVGAWTWWRRRRTTGLRYSDVGPVRKAPIAWTVRLRWLPAALRMGALALGVLALARPQTEETTRTRTAEGIDIMMVLDASTSMQAEDFQPTRFEAARTAAGAFVEGRVSDRVGLIVFAAEAYTQAPLTLDYSFLQRMLEDVEVGAVEDGTAVGTALATAVNRLKDSEAESKVAILLTDGRNNRGQIDPRTAAEVARTMGVRVYAIGVGSSEDRDAWEEPLPQGQRDESAGVDAEMLRSVSTSTGGQYFSATNRDALERIYAEIDTMEATPVDERVYTDRTERYSWFLLPALGLALLEVGLSATLFRRFP; the protein is encoded by the coding sequence GTGAGTTTCGTCAATCCCCAACTGTTGTGGCTGCTCCTCGCCGTGCCGGCGGTGGGGGCCTGGACGTGGTGGCGCCGACGGCGGACGACGGGCCTCCGGTACAGTGACGTGGGGCCGGTGCGGAAGGCCCCGATCGCGTGGACTGTGCGCCTGCGATGGCTGCCCGCCGCCCTCCGCATGGGGGCGCTCGCGCTCGGCGTCCTGGCCCTGGCCCGCCCCCAGACCGAAGAGACCACGCGGACCCGGACGGCCGAGGGCATCGACATCATGATGGTCCTCGACGCCTCCACGTCGATGCAGGCGGAGGACTTCCAGCCGACCCGCTTCGAGGCTGCGCGCACGGCGGCGGGGGCGTTCGTGGAGGGGCGTGTGTCCGACCGGGTGGGCCTCATCGTTTTTGCCGCCGAGGCGTACACGCAGGCCCCCCTCACGCTCGACTATTCGTTCCTTCAGCGCATGCTCGAGGACGTGGAGGTTGGGGCGGTCGAGGACGGCACCGCCGTGGGGACGGCCCTGGCGACGGCCGTCAACCGGCTGAAGGACAGCGAGGCGGAGAGCAAGGTGGCCATTCTGCTTACCGACGGCCGCAACAACCGGGGCCAAATTGATCCCCGCACGGCGGCCGAGGTGGCCCGGACGATGGGCGTGCGGGTCTACGCGATTGGGGTCGGGTCGTCGGAAGACAGGGACGCCTGGGAGGAGCCCCTGCCGCAGGGCCAGCGGGACGAGTCGGCCGGCGTGGACGCGGAGATGCTTCGGTCCGTCTCCACGTCCACCGGGGGGCAGTACTTTTCCGCGACGAACCGGGACGCCCTGGAGCGCATCTACGCCGAGATCGACACCATGGAGGCCACGCCGGTCGACGAGCGCGTCTACACGGACCGGACGGAGCGGTATTCGTGGTTCTTGCTGCCGGCCCTGGGGCTCGCCCTCCTGGAGGTCGGCCTCTCCGCCACCCTGTTCCGGCGCTTCCCGTAG
- a CDS encoding BatD family protein, with amino-acid sequence MLVRLAVFVVVLGGVCVGMSRAQSSGPVRVTAEATPTDVRVGETVQLTVRVEGAPATVVQTPDPPSTTNLEPQQRTPRMKQIRASRGGRLRQRVVFSWRLRPRQQGAARIRPLTVVVQGETYSTDPIRVRVSPRTGKPDAPTLTRPDGASRDKSLNARDLFIRARATDGQVYQNEQVIVEYSLFYRPGIRLRHSRLAGSWDAPGFWREELNVAARPTPQRRRAHGRAYETVVLKRAALFPTRPGTLQVDPLRIETEAQGTMRLRDRGPSLRGRFEPVQLASEGLSLEARALPSGAPPAFNGAVGRFSMTAGTDTDSTSVGEPVTLTVEVDGTGNLATLAPPSVGAPADMEVYDPTVETNIERNASRIHGTKTFTYTLVPQSGGRYDLPAVTFSYFDPDAGRYRTRRAQPPTLRVTGEAAPRAVGRTGNGLPVGDVAAPMAATEAQWARTDRRPLYRNPWAYLALLAPALVVAAGVAYRRWRSGGAPSPDETAAVEKTPAPNEETNRLQAARRHLRAGDDAAFYNAVARALRAFLAERLGRDGPNDVPRTVLDRELPRHDVSPDLQGALYDVLDRCDEAQYAPRAGSSAPEDVLANAHAVLRRLDTALPRSAPTPPRP; translated from the coding sequence ATGCTTGTCCGACTCGCGGTTTTCGTGGTTGTGTTGGGGGGAGTGTGTGTCGGGATGAGTCGGGCCCAGTCCAGCGGACCGGTACGGGTCACGGCCGAGGCCACCCCCACCGACGTGCGGGTGGGCGAAACGGTCCAGTTGACGGTGCGGGTCGAGGGGGCCCCCGCCACCGTCGTGCAGACGCCGGATCCGCCCTCGACGACCAACCTGGAGCCCCAGCAGCGCACGCCCCGGATGAAGCAGATTCGGGCGTCGAGGGGCGGGCGGCTTCGTCAACGCGTCGTCTTTTCGTGGCGGCTTCGCCCACGGCAGCAGGGGGCCGCACGCATCCGGCCCCTCACCGTGGTGGTGCAGGGGGAGACGTACAGCACCGATCCCATCCGCGTTCGGGTGTCCCCGCGGACGGGCAAGCCCGACGCCCCGACGCTAACGCGCCCCGACGGCGCGTCTAGGGACAAGTCCCTGAACGCTCGGGACCTTTTCATCCGTGCGCGGGCAACCGACGGTCAGGTGTACCAGAATGAGCAGGTGATCGTCGAGTACAGTTTGTTCTATCGTCCCGGCATCCGGCTCCGCCACAGCCGCCTGGCCGGATCGTGGGACGCGCCGGGCTTCTGGCGCGAGGAGCTCAACGTGGCCGCCCGCCCCACCCCCCAACGGCGGCGGGCCCATGGACGGGCGTACGAGACCGTGGTCCTAAAGCGGGCGGCCCTGTTTCCCACGCGGCCGGGCACCCTGCAGGTCGATCCCCTGCGCATCGAGACGGAGGCCCAGGGGACGATGCGCTTGCGCGACCGCGGGCCGTCCCTCCGGGGGCGCTTCGAGCCCGTGCAGCTCGCCTCCGAGGGCCTCTCGCTGGAGGCACGGGCCCTGCCGTCGGGGGCGCCGCCCGCCTTCAACGGAGCTGTGGGGCGGTTTTCGATGACGGCCGGGACCGATACGGACAGCACGTCGGTGGGGGAGCCGGTCACCCTGACGGTAGAGGTGGACGGCACGGGCAATTTGGCAACGCTCGCCCCACCGTCCGTAGGGGCGCCCGCGGACATGGAGGTGTATGACCCAACCGTCGAGACGAACATCGAGCGCAACGCGTCCCGCATCCACGGCACCAAAACATTTACCTACACGCTCGTGCCCCAGTCCGGCGGGCGCTACGACCTCCCGGCCGTCACGTTCTCCTACTTCGATCCGGACGCGGGGCGGTACAGGACGCGCCGCGCCCAGCCCCCGACGCTGCGGGTCACGGGGGAGGCGGCCCCGCGGGCGGTGGGCCGGACGGGAAACGGCCTGCCGGTGGGGGACGTGGCGGCGCCGATGGCCGCGACCGAGGCGCAGTGGGCACGAACGGACCGGCGTCCCCTCTACCGAAATCCCTGGGCATACCTCGCCCTTCTGGCGCCGGCCCTGGTCGTCGCGGCCGGCGTCGCCTATCGGCGCTGGCGGTCCGGTGGTGCGCCGTCGCCGGACGAAACGGCCGCCGTCGAGAAAACGCCCGCCCCCAATGAAGAAACGAACCGCCTTCAGGCGGCCCGTCGCCACCTGCGAGCAGGGGACGACGCGGCCTTCTACAATGCGGTGGCGCGTGCGCTCCGCGCCTTCCTGGCGGAACGGCTGGGGCGCGACGGCCCCAACGACGTGCCCCGGACGGTGCTCGACCGCGAGCTGCCCCGCCACGACGTTTCGCCGGATCTCCAGGGCGCCCTCTACGACGTGCTCGACCGCTGCGACGAGGCCCAGTACGCGCCCCGTGCCGGCTCTTCGGCGCCCGAAGACGTGTTGGCCAACGCCCACGCCGTGCTTCGGCGACTCGACACGGCCCTTCCGCGGTCGGCCCCCACGCCCCCACGCCCGTAG